One window from the genome of Lysobacter helvus encodes:
- the speC gene encoding ornithine decarboxylase, with protein MSIPVAELFRILVVGEQNAPVKEIIEDELRFTVTLVPAARAAEAIRGGADLGAIVVSEGDAGDVVAARNDRGMRMPIFLLGARDAGTLSAPYLGALDGILVEGLESRNFYEKRLVSEVERYAQSLMTPFFGALMQYDYDANRTWACPGHQGGQMFRHHPAGRLFYQHMGENVFRDDICNAMVSLGDLLIHEGPALEAQRAAARVFGAERTYFVLNGTSTSNKVVNTALLRAGDIVLFDRNNHKSNHHGALVMAEAIPVFLEADRNGFGLVGPVDWSALDEDTIRARIRAHPRLRDTDRWKQPRPIRVAIIEQCTYDGTVYNARKVLEKIGHLCEYIHFDEAWAGFGAFHPLMEDHFAMGLALKPGDPGVIATQSTHKQLAGFSQASQIHVRDAHIADEPFRVGHRRFNEAFLMHASTSPFYPLFSSLDINAQMHGDKAGRVLWDDAVRLGIEARKAVRRRFSGFVDAFVPDVVDYQGARVPWEDVPTDVLAREQRYWQLEPGQTWHGYRHLGQDAAMQDPTKLLLTTPGIDVRTGDYAGTGIPATILANYLRENQVIPEKNDLNSILFLLTPAVGEGKMAMLLAALENFREHVALDSPLQAVLPMLCRRFPQRYAGYTIGRLAQEMHEFYVSRGIKDLQRESFRYESFPEQAMSARAANAALVGGDVDMVPIAEVSGRVAATLALIYPPGIGIIVPGERWDERAKPMVDYFLAFEESANRFPGFANEVQGVYAIEDGGRVRFHTYVVSRKLDGG; from the coding sequence ATGTCCATTCCCGTAGCTGAGCTTTTCAGGATCCTCGTTGTCGGCGAACAGAACGCGCCCGTCAAGGAGATCATCGAAGACGAACTGCGTTTCACCGTCACGCTGGTGCCCGCGGCCCGCGCCGCGGAAGCCATCCGCGGCGGCGCGGACCTCGGGGCGATCGTCGTGTCGGAAGGCGACGCCGGCGACGTGGTGGCCGCGCGCAACGACCGCGGCATGCGCATGCCGATCTTCCTGCTCGGCGCGCGCGATGCGGGCACGTTGTCGGCGCCGTACCTCGGCGCGCTCGACGGCATCCTGGTGGAAGGCCTGGAAAGCCGGAACTTCTACGAGAAGCGCCTCGTCTCGGAAGTCGAACGCTACGCGCAGTCGCTGATGACGCCGTTCTTCGGCGCGCTGATGCAGTACGACTACGACGCCAACCGCACCTGGGCGTGCCCCGGCCACCAGGGCGGCCAGATGTTCCGCCACCACCCGGCGGGGCGCCTGTTCTACCAGCACATGGGCGAGAACGTGTTCCGCGACGACATCTGCAACGCGATGGTGTCGCTCGGCGACCTGCTGATCCACGAGGGGCCGGCCCTCGAGGCCCAACGCGCCGCCGCACGCGTCTTCGGCGCCGAGCGCACGTACTTCGTGCTCAACGGCACGTCCACGTCGAACAAGGTGGTCAACACCGCGCTGCTGCGCGCAGGCGACATCGTGTTGTTCGACCGCAACAACCACAAGTCCAACCACCACGGCGCGCTGGTGATGGCCGAGGCGATCCCCGTGTTCCTGGAAGCGGACCGCAACGGCTTCGGCCTGGTGGGGCCCGTCGACTGGAGCGCACTGGACGAAGACACCATCCGCGCGCGCATCCGCGCCCATCCCCGGCTGCGCGACACCGACCGCTGGAAGCAGCCGCGCCCGATCCGCGTGGCGATCATCGAGCAGTGCACCTACGACGGCACCGTGTACAACGCGCGCAAGGTGCTCGAGAAGATCGGCCACCTGTGCGAATACATCCACTTCGACGAAGCGTGGGCGGGGTTCGGCGCGTTCCATCCGTTGATGGAGGATCACTTCGCGATGGGGCTGGCGCTCAAGCCCGGCGATCCCGGCGTGATCGCGACCCAGTCCACGCACAAGCAACTGGCGGGGTTCTCGCAGGCTTCGCAGATCCACGTGCGCGATGCGCACATCGCCGACGAACCGTTCCGCGTCGGGCATCGGCGCTTCAACGAAGCGTTCCTGATGCATGCGTCCACGTCGCCGTTCTATCCGCTCTTCTCCAGCCTCGACATCAACGCGCAGATGCACGGCGACAAGGCCGGCCGCGTGTTGTGGGACGACGCGGTGCGCCTCGGCATCGAAGCGCGCAAAGCCGTGCGCCGGCGCTTCAGCGGATTCGTCGACGCGTTCGTGCCCGACGTGGTCGACTACCAGGGCGCGCGCGTGCCGTGGGAAGACGTGCCCACCGACGTGTTGGCCCGGGAACAGCGCTACTGGCAACTGGAACCGGGGCAGACCTGGCATGGCTATCGGCATCTCGGCCAGGACGCCGCGATGCAGGACCCGACGAAGCTGCTGCTGACCACGCCGGGCATCGACGTGCGCACGGGCGACTACGCCGGCACCGGCATCCCCGCCACGATCCTGGCCAACTACCTGCGCGAGAACCAGGTCATCCCGGAGAAGAACGACCTCAACAGCATCCTGTTCCTGCTCACGCCCGCGGTGGGCGAGGGGAAGATGGCGATGTTGCTCGCCGCGCTGGAGAACTTCCGCGAACACGTGGCGCTCGACAGCCCGCTGCAGGCGGTGCTGCCGATGCTGTGCCGGCGCTTCCCGCAACGCTATGCGGGCTACACGATCGGCCGGCTCGCGCAGGAGATGCACGAGTTCTACGTCTCGCGCGGGATCAAGGACCTGCAGCGCGAAAGCTTCCGCTACGAATCCTTCCCCGAGCAGGCGATGTCCGCGCGCGCGGCGAACGCGGCGCTGGTCGGCGGCGACGTCGACATGGTGCCCATCGCGGAGGTGTCCGGCCGCGTCGCCGCCACGCTGGCGCTGATCTATCCGCCGGGCATCGGCATCATCGTGCCGGGCGAGCGCTGGGACGAACGCGCGAAACCGATGGTCGATTACTTCCTCGCCTTCGAGGAAAGCGCCAACCGCTTCCCGGGCTTCGCCAACGAAGTGCAGGGTGTGTACGCGATCGAAGACGGCGGGCGCGTGCGGTTCCACACGTACGTGGTCTCGCGCAAGCTCGACGGTGGCTGA
- a CDS encoding OprD family outer membrane porin, protein MNPGRRWRVVLAAAAGLCTATCAFAQQATPPGDIDQPQDSTEQGQTHLDQSFGPKSHDDWVRDTRRKAWEDTDWTVQLRSYYLDRDKYDDSESEAWALGGSAGLKTGYFRDRVAFGATVYGSAPLYAPDDKDGTTLLKPGQQGFAVLGEAYAEVLLADDVQMTVGARGFDTPYLNRNDSRMAPNTFLAAVVQGLHGDGERTAQWRWGAGYFDKIKERNSDEFVSMSTDAGADIKRGVYAAGLNYSLGDVSLGAVDYWSSNVINIFYTEAKYGFPLGEHATLEVAAQYSDQRSVGNHRLTGSAFDAHQWGLKADLAVAGALLTAGYTDARGDHDMTAPWSGYPGYTSVQVEDFNRAGEDAWLLRAQYTFPGHTGFSAYALHVAGSDPDAPSAHAQGETDFNVQWSPPDGPLQGLLVRLRYARVARDDRGDTDLQDLRVMVFYDLPL, encoded by the coding sequence ATGAACCCCGGCCGTCGATGGCGCGTCGTCCTCGCGGCGGCCGCCGGCCTGTGCACGGCGACGTGCGCGTTCGCGCAACAGGCCACGCCGCCCGGCGACATCGACCAGCCGCAGGACTCCACCGAACAGGGCCAGACGCACCTGGACCAGAGCTTCGGCCCGAAGTCGCACGACGACTGGGTGCGCGACACGCGCCGCAAGGCGTGGGAAGACACCGACTGGACCGTCCAGCTCCGCAGTTACTACCTCGACCGCGACAAGTACGACGACAGCGAAAGCGAAGCGTGGGCGCTCGGCGGTTCGGCGGGATTGAAGACGGGGTATTTCCGGGATCGCGTCGCCTTCGGCGCGACCGTGTACGGCTCCGCGCCGCTGTACGCGCCGGACGACAAGGACGGCACCACGTTGCTCAAGCCCGGCCAGCAGGGCTTCGCCGTGCTCGGCGAGGCCTATGCCGAAGTGCTGCTGGCCGACGACGTGCAGATGACGGTCGGCGCGCGCGGCTTCGACACGCCCTACCTCAACAGGAACGACTCGCGCATGGCGCCCAACACGTTCCTGGCCGCCGTGGTGCAGGGCCTGCACGGCGATGGCGAACGGACCGCGCAATGGCGCTGGGGCGCGGGCTACTTCGACAAGATCAAGGAACGCAACAGCGACGAATTCGTGTCGATGTCCACCGACGCAGGCGCCGACATCAAGCGCGGCGTGTACGCGGCCGGCCTCAACTACAGCCTCGGGGACGTGTCGCTGGGCGCGGTGGATTACTGGAGCAGCAATGTCATCAATATCTTCTACACCGAAGCCAAGTACGGGTTTCCGCTGGGCGAACACGCCACGCTGGAGGTGGCCGCGCAGTATTCCGACCAGCGCAGCGTCGGCAACCACCGTCTCACCGGCAGCGCGTTCGATGCGCACCAGTGGGGGCTGAAGGCGGACCTCGCGGTCGCCGGCGCCTTGCTCACGGCCGGCTACACCGATGCGCGCGGCGACCACGACATGACGGCGCCGTGGAGCGGCTATCCCGGCTACACGAGCGTGCAGGTCGAGGATTTCAACCGCGCCGGCGAAGACGCCTGGCTGCTGCGCGCGCAATACACCTTCCCCGGGCACACCGGCTTCAGCGCGTACGCGTTGCACGTCGCCGGCTCCGATCCGGATGCGCCGTCGGCCCATGCGCAGGGCGAGACGGACTTCAACGTGCAGTGGTCGCCGCCGGACGGCCCGCTGCAGGGCTTGCTCGTCCGGCTGCGCTACGCGCGCGTGGCGCGCGACGACCGGGGCGACACGGACCTGCAGGACCTGCGCGTGATGGTCTTCTACGACCTGCCGTTGTGA
- a CDS encoding DUF4136 domain-containing protein produces the protein MKRIPNTLAIVLVAMLAACASGKPVVQTDQAAGVDLTHYRTYTWVEEPQTQSPIVRDKLVRAIDAQLAAKGMQRVADGEIALVGHLETREDVSYNHFSLGFGLGGWGNNGGAGVGTSTGTSVPKTNLVGTLVLDMYDAKTKRALWRATANGDVPQTPEAMDAAIGQYVPKMFEKFPSR, from the coding sequence ATGAAACGCATTCCGAACACGTTGGCGATCGTGCTGGTGGCGATGCTCGCGGCCTGCGCGAGCGGCAAGCCGGTCGTGCAGACCGACCAGGCCGCCGGCGTCGACCTCACGCACTACCGCACCTACACCTGGGTCGAAGAACCGCAGACGCAGTCGCCGATCGTGCGCGACAAGCTCGTGCGCGCCATCGACGCGCAACTGGCCGCCAAGGGCATGCAGCGCGTCGCCGATGGCGAGATCGCGCTCGTCGGCCACCTCGAAACGCGCGAGGACGTCAGCTACAACCACTTCTCGCTGGGCTTCGGCCTCGGCGGCTGGGGCAACAACGGCGGCGCGGGCGTCGGCACCAGCACCGGCACCTCGGTACCGAAGACCAACCTCGTCGGCACGCTGGTCCTGGACATGTACGACGCGAAGACCAAGCGGGCGCTCTGGCGCGCCACCGCCAACGGCGACGTGCCGCAGACCCCGGAAGCGATGGACGCGGCGATCGGCCAGTACGTGCCGAAGATGTTCGAGAAGTTTCCGTCGCGGTGA
- a CDS encoding PadR family transcriptional regulator: MGTPDTFGKLELELRRGVVVLATLSQLRAPRYGYELRQALSESGMPIEEGTLYPLLRRLETQGLLKSEWKIEDGPPRRYYALNADGRKLLKKLTESWQGMNSAMDRLLEEG, encoded by the coding sequence ATGGGCACCCCCGACACCTTCGGAAAACTGGAACTCGAGCTGCGGCGCGGCGTGGTGGTGCTTGCCACGCTCTCGCAGCTGCGGGCCCCGCGCTATGGCTACGAGCTGCGCCAGGCGCTCTCGGAAAGCGGCATGCCGATCGAGGAGGGCACGCTGTATCCGCTGTTGCGCCGCCTCGAGACGCAGGGCCTGCTGAAGAGCGAATGGAAGATCGAGGACGGACCGCCGCGGCGCTACTACGCGCTCAATGCCGACGGCCGCAAGTTGCTGAAGAAGCTCACCGAATCCTGGCAGGGCATGAACTCCGCCATGGACCGACTCCTGGAAGAGGGCTGA
- a CDS encoding PaaI family thioesterase → MTPNPAYVAAIQASVHAAPYPELIGLQIAELELDRCRIDLELALRHMQPFGIVHGGVLATLIDTATFWAAFMRLPEDAGLVNVDLKLNYLKAVTRGHLRAEGRCLRAGRQISYTEAAVYDEANELVAHGTSTLMALPGKGLQVGVPKFLD, encoded by the coding sequence ATGACCCCCAATCCCGCCTACGTCGCCGCCATCCAGGCCAGCGTGCATGCCGCGCCCTATCCGGAATTGATCGGCTTGCAGATCGCCGAGCTCGAACTCGATCGCTGCCGCATCGACCTCGAACTCGCGCTGCGCCACATGCAACCGTTCGGCATCGTGCATGGCGGCGTGCTCGCGACGCTGATCGACACCGCGACGTTCTGGGCGGCCTTCATGCGCCTGCCCGAAGACGCGGGCCTGGTGAACGTGGACCTCAAGCTCAATTACCTGAAAGCGGTGACGCGCGGACACTTGCGCGCGGAAGGCCGCTGCCTGCGCGCGGGACGGCAGATCAGTTACACGGAAGCCGCCGTGTACGACGAAGCCAACGAACTCGTCGCGCACGGCACGTCGACGCTGATGGCGCTGCCGGGCAAGGGGCTGCAGGTCGGCGTGCCGAAGTTCCTGGACTGA